The proteins below are encoded in one region of Deinococcus budaensis:
- a CDS encoding adenosylcobalamin-dependent ribonucleoside-diphosphate reductase, with protein MTTTPDPTLRHFDDNAQHIAKRQYLQPGDGDIAGMFRRIAAWVAGAEAGEAREHWAQKYYDLMAEKKFCPGGRVLAGAGTQHGNVLNCFVQGATASAPESFDGVMEVARKLALVTKVGGGNGVNLDVYTPRAVSSRPDAGVRGWVYMAAAHPDVTDFVEGLMRPPTQPDGEKQPVAVRNWTRVVYGEAISAELVALARRNGVQIVRALPGGVQAVADDMGGIVDAARAVAESARVGVEPRIDLSQMRPEGAPIKGSGGTSSGPVSFLMEIFDNFLEWANRGGESSGPINTLRFVYAPVLRVVRQGGTRRGAGMATISIEHPDVLDFLTAKDLDREAAEGDISTFNISILVTEKFWQTLERDGLWHVDVQEVPGKYYLSPEPGMYDGRLPALPDRAEDGARGVPLYRSAPQGRYNPADKRPGIPARWLWDQIAEHAWSTGEPGLIFVDRVNEFSALKNLGKRYEIRSTNPCGEIPLTVGEPCDLGAINLAAYVQGSSFDYATFRADVRTCVRFLDDVLDVNVFALEDNRVASQDLRRLGLGVMGLADALIKLGLRYDSEAGRETIYQIMSTLREEAVAESERLGQERGVYPVYTRNAKKIPHPARRNVAVLTVAPTGTTSMLMGVSSGIEPVFSPFIWRKIGSEYRALLAPLFVELLGQYPAPSGLEKDGGWDWDKVTEAVSENHGSVVGLTFIPEALQQVFVCAHDIKPVDHVRMQGTVQKAFDDGGQHAANSLSKTINLPNSATVMDVQTAYAEAYKTGCKGITVYRDGSRQFQVLSTSKKKEKKAEPAAQAAAEVMGESARPAPAAPQPEAAPAPAAPVPAPTSRPAASAPAPVYERPTRLSGITDMVKLTDPTSGHRRSFLVTVNHLNGKPVEVMVISGRAGDEANADSEALGRVVSIALQHGVPAQAIIKTLRGINGGLYGSYNGRLVGSKADLIAVALDTFAKDMDAASLPPLAGASVDLPAPAPAAALGGVSVEGMDPVTRERCPVCEEKAVIREEGCLKCQACGYSKCG; from the coding sequence ATGACCACCACGCCCGACCCCACCCTGCGCCACTTCGACGACAACGCCCAGCACATTGCCAAGCGGCAATACCTCCAACCCGGCGACGGCGATATCGCGGGGATGTTCCGCCGCATCGCAGCCTGGGTGGCGGGCGCGGAGGCCGGGGAGGCGCGGGAACACTGGGCGCAGAAGTACTACGACCTGATGGCCGAGAAGAAGTTCTGCCCCGGCGGGCGGGTGCTGGCGGGGGCAGGCACGCAGCACGGCAACGTCCTGAACTGCTTCGTGCAGGGGGCGACCGCCTCGGCGCCCGAGAGCTTCGACGGCGTGATGGAGGTCGCCCGCAAGCTCGCGCTGGTCACCAAGGTGGGCGGCGGCAACGGCGTGAACCTCGACGTGTACACGCCCCGCGCCGTGAGCAGCCGCCCCGACGCGGGCGTGCGCGGCTGGGTCTACATGGCGGCGGCGCACCCCGACGTGACCGATTTCGTGGAAGGCCTGATGCGGCCCCCCACCCAGCCCGACGGGGAGAAGCAGCCTGTGGCGGTGCGCAACTGGACCCGGGTGGTGTACGGCGAGGCGATCTCCGCCGAGCTGGTCGCCCTGGCGCGGCGAAACGGCGTGCAGATCGTCCGGGCGCTGCCGGGCGGGGTGCAGGCGGTGGCCGACGACATGGGCGGCATCGTCGACGCGGCCCGCGCGGTGGCCGAGAGCGCCCGGGTGGGCGTCGAGCCGCGCATCGACCTGTCGCAGATGCGGCCCGAGGGCGCGCCGATCAAGGGGTCGGGCGGCACCTCCAGCGGCCCGGTGTCCTTTCTGATGGAGATTTTCGACAACTTCCTGGAGTGGGCCAACCGGGGCGGCGAGTCGAGCGGGCCGATCAACACGCTGCGCTTCGTGTACGCGCCGGTGCTGCGGGTGGTTCGGCAGGGCGGCACGCGCCGGGGGGCCGGGATGGCGACCATCTCCATCGAGCACCCCGACGTGCTGGACTTCCTGACCGCCAAGGACCTCGACCGCGAGGCGGCGGAGGGCGACATCTCGACCTTCAACATCTCCATTCTGGTCACCGAGAAGTTCTGGCAGACGCTGGAGCGTGACGGCCTGTGGCACGTGGACGTGCAGGAGGTGCCCGGCAAGTACTACCTCTCGCCCGAACCCGGCATGTACGACGGCCGCCTGCCCGCCCTCCCCGACCGCGCCGAGGATGGGGCGCGCGGCGTGCCGCTCTACCGCAGCGCGCCGCAGGGCCGCTACAACCCTGCCGACAAACGCCCCGGCATTCCGGCGAGGTGGCTGTGGGACCAGATCGCCGAGCACGCCTGGAGCACGGGCGAGCCGGGACTGATCTTCGTGGACCGCGTGAACGAATTCAGCGCGCTGAAAAACCTGGGCAAACGCTACGAGATTCGCAGCACGAACCCCTGCGGCGAGATCCCCCTCACCGTCGGCGAACCCTGCGACCTCGGGGCGATCAACCTCGCGGCCTACGTGCAGGGCAGCTCCTTCGACTACGCGACGTTCCGCGCCGACGTGCGAACCTGCGTGCGCTTTCTCGACGACGTGCTGGACGTAAACGTGTTCGCGCTGGAGGACAACCGGGTGGCCAGCCAGGACCTGCGCCGCCTGGGCCTGGGCGTGATGGGGCTGGCCGACGCCCTGATCAAGCTGGGCCTGCGCTACGACTCGGAAGCGGGCCGCGAGACGATCTACCAGATCATGAGCACCCTGCGCGAGGAGGCGGTGGCCGAGAGCGAGCGGCTGGGCCAGGAGCGCGGCGTGTACCCGGTCTACACCCGCAACGCCAAGAAGATTCCCCACCCGGCCCGGCGCAACGTCGCCGTGCTGACCGTCGCGCCGACCGGCACGACCTCCATGTTGATGGGCGTGTCCAGCGGCATCGAACCCGTCTTCTCGCCCTTCATCTGGCGCAAGATCGGCTCGGAGTACCGCGCGCTGCTCGCGCCCCTCTTCGTGGAGCTGCTGGGCCAGTACCCCGCTCCCTCGGGCCTCGAGAAGGACGGCGGCTGGGACTGGGACAAGGTGACAGAAGCCGTCTCCGAGAACCACGGCTCGGTGGTGGGCCTGACCTTTATCCCCGAAGCCCTCCAGCAGGTGTTCGTGTGCGCCCACGACATCAAGCCGGTGGACCACGTGAGGATGCAGGGCACGGTGCAAAAGGCCTTTGACGACGGCGGGCAGCACGCGGCCAACAGCCTCTCCAAGACCATCAACCTGCCCAACTCGGCCACGGTGATGGACGTGCAGACGGCCTACGCCGAGGCGTACAAGACGGGCTGCAAGGGCATCACCGTGTACCGCGACGGCTCGCGGCAGTTCCAGGTGCTGTCCACCAGCAAGAAAAAGGAGAAAAAGGCCGAGCCTGCGGCCCAGGCCGCCGCCGAGGTGATGGGGGAAAGCGCCCGGCCTGCCCCGGCCGCCCCCCAGCCGGAAGCTGCCCCCGCACCCGCTGCGCCCGTTCCCGCGCCCACCTCCCGGCCTGCGGCTTCGGCCCCGGCGCCCGTGTACGAGCGCCCCACCCGTCTGAGCGGGATCACCGACATGGTCAAACTCACCGACCCCACCAGCGGGCACCGCCGCTCTTTCCTCGTCACGGTCAACCACCTGAACGGCAAGCCCGTGGAGGTCATGGTGATCTCGGGCCGCGCCGGAGACGAGGCGAACGCCGACTCCGAGGCGCTGGGCCGCGTCGTCTCCATCGCCCTGCAACACGGCGTGCCCGCGCAGGCGATCATCAAGACGCTGCGGGGCATCAACGGCGGGCTGTACGGCTCCTACAACGGCCGCCTCGTGGGGTCCAAGGCCGACCTGATCGCCGTCGCGCTCGACACCTTCGCCAAGGACATGGACGCCGCCAGCCTGCCCCCCCTGGCCGGAGCCAGCGTGGACCTGCCCGCCCCGGCCCCCGCCGCCGCTCTGGGTGGCGTCAGCGTCGAGGGCATGGACCCCGTGACCCGCGAGCGCTGCCCGGTGTGCGAGGAGAAGGCCGTGATCCGGGAAGAAGGGTGCTTGAAGTGCCAGGCGTGTGGATATAGCAAGTGCGGTTGA
- a CDS encoding zinc ribbon domain-containing protein, which yields MSDTGPLQSLYRVQELDLDLDRLRAEEASIPDALKDARAQQERLNNALEDTEITLEGVEKQIRQLEQDLAGTREQVQRAQEEQDKNAFDARAQSQYGSRIQMLSERAEEMEEDLAPLRGRQRELAGKAADLRAEHRALRPTLTELETQDEARVQGLRDQGEGARQERASLVSGIDSRTVKEYDLIRKAKKGLGLVEIRGGRCTGCNVMLPVNVQQKAAQGKLPPVKCPSCGRFLARLN from the coding sequence ATGAGCGACACCGGACCCCTTCAGAGCCTGTACCGCGTGCAGGAACTCGACCTGGACCTCGACCGCCTGCGCGCAGAGGAAGCCAGCATCCCGGACGCCCTGAAAGACGCCCGCGCCCAGCAAGAACGCCTCAACAACGCCCTGGAGGACACCGAGATCACCCTCGAGGGCGTGGAAAAGCAGATTCGCCAGCTTGAGCAGGACCTGGCAGGCACCCGCGAGCAGGTGCAGCGCGCCCAGGAGGAGCAGGACAAGAACGCCTTCGACGCCCGCGCCCAGTCCCAGTACGGCAGCCGCATCCAGATGCTCTCGGAACGCGCCGAGGAGATGGAAGAAGACCTCGCGCCCCTGCGTGGGCGCCAGCGTGAGCTGGCCGGGAAGGCGGCCGACCTGCGCGCCGAGCACCGCGCCCTGCGCCCCACCCTGACCGAGCTGGAGACCCAGGACGAGGCCCGCGTGCAGGGCCTGCGCGACCAGGGTGAAGGTGCCCGCCAGGAACGCGCCTCGCTCGTCTCCGGCATCGACAGCCGCACTGTCAAGGAGTACGACCTGATCCGCAAGGCCAAAAAGGGCCTGGGCCTGGTCGAGATCCGGGGGGGCCGCTGCACCGGCTGCAACGTGATGCTCCCAGTCAACGTGCAGCAAAAAGCCGCCCAGGGCAAGCTGCCCCCCGTCAAGTGCCCGTCGTGCGGGCGTTTCTTGGCCCGGCTGAACTGA
- a CDS encoding MFS transporter yields MTWKFSRQVWLYLASAFTFGLSQAFAALFLNFYLRALGLGAEWQGLLNALPALTLAGLSLPAVALARRISNARTIQLGSVLSVAGALVLATAGGPAGAIAGALVQGAGAAMLMVAGSPFMANHSDEKSRVTLFSVQSALMTGAGFLGNLFGGRVPELYAAATATEPDGLGALRAALLVSAGFQLAGLVPVLFLRPSGKPRPEGRSFAIRDKLTMGRLVAPNVLVGLGAGATIPFLNVFIEGKFRVDYASLGTLFAWTSLATAATALLQPLLVRRLGQLTAVLAVQAASLPFLAVLGFAPQLWMVAAALFTRGALMNAAGPVYTAYAMTALPDEDRPMYSAVNVIAWDLGWAASSILSGVVRGALPFGLAFNLLFGWTLLMYAGSVLAIYLGLYRPARRSGHPAARATAPLPEQS; encoded by the coding sequence ATGACCTGGAAATTCTCCCGACAGGTCTGGCTCTACCTCGCCTCGGCCTTTACCTTCGGGCTGTCGCAGGCGTTCGCGGCCCTGTTCCTGAACTTCTACCTGCGGGCGCTGGGTCTGGGGGCCGAGTGGCAGGGGCTGCTCAACGCGCTTCCGGCACTGACGTTGGCGGGCCTGAGCCTGCCGGCGGTGGCCCTGGCACGCCGCATCTCCAACGCGCGGACCATCCAGCTGGGCAGCGTCCTGAGCGTGGCCGGGGCGCTGGTCCTGGCGACGGCGGGCGGGCCGGCCGGGGCCATCGCGGGGGCGCTGGTGCAAGGCGCAGGCGCCGCCATGCTGATGGTCGCCGGGTCGCCCTTCATGGCAAACCACAGCGACGAGAAAAGCCGCGTGACCCTCTTCAGCGTCCAGAGCGCCCTGATGACCGGGGCGGGCTTTCTGGGCAACCTCTTCGGCGGACGGGTGCCCGAGCTGTACGCGGCGGCGACCGCCACCGAGCCGGACGGGCTGGGGGCGCTGCGGGCCGCGCTGCTGGTGTCGGCGGGGTTTCAGCTTGCGGGGCTGGTGCCGGTGCTGTTCTTGCGGCCCTCCGGCAAGCCGCGCCCGGAGGGCCGCTCCTTTGCCATCCGCGACAAACTCACGATGGGCCGGCTGGTCGCGCCCAACGTTCTCGTCGGGCTGGGGGCGGGGGCGACCATCCCTTTTCTGAACGTCTTTATCGAGGGCAAGTTCCGGGTGGACTACGCCAGCCTGGGCACCCTCTTTGCCTGGACGAGTCTGGCGACCGCCGCCACGGCGCTGCTGCAACCCCTGCTGGTGCGGCGGTTGGGACAGCTCACCGCCGTGCTCGCGGTGCAGGCGGCCAGCCTGCCTTTTCTGGCGGTGCTGGGCTTCGCGCCGCAGCTGTGGATGGTCGCGGCGGCGCTGTTCACCCGGGGAGCGCTGATGAACGCCGCCGGGCCGGTGTACACCGCCTACGCGATGACCGCGCTGCCCGACGAGGACCGCCCGATGTACTCGGCCGTCAACGTGATCGCCTGGGACCTGGGCTGGGCGGCCAGCAGCATCCTGTCGGGCGTGGTGCGCGGGGCGCTGCCTTTCGGTCTCGCCTTTAACCTGCTGTTCGGCTGGACCCTGCTGATGTACGCCGGCAGCGTGCTGGCGATCTACCTGGGCCTCTACCGCCCGGCGCGGCGCAGCGGGCATCCGGCGGCGCGGGCGACGGCGCCCCTTCCCGAACAGAGCTGA
- the nth gene encoding endonuclease III, whose product MTRPTSPAPLPGGAQARAPLVLSALEGLYPDARTELKFRNPFELLVATVLSAQATDVSVNAATPALFARYPDAHALGRAAPEDIEPYIRSIGLYRGKARNLAALARLLVERHGGEVPGDFDAVVALPGAGRKTANVVLSNAYGYPAIAVDTHVGRLARRLGLSEQTHPDKVEADLGRLFPRDRWVFLHHALILHGRRICLARRPQCPACAMQDFCPKVGV is encoded by the coding sequence GTGACCCGCCCGACCTCCCCGGCCCCCCTCCCCGGCGGCGCCCAGGCCCGCGCGCCGCTGGTGCTGTCGGCGCTGGAGGGGCTGTACCCGGATGCCCGCACCGAGCTGAAGTTCCGCAATCCTTTCGAACTGCTCGTCGCCACGGTGCTCTCTGCCCAGGCGACCGACGTGAGCGTGAACGCCGCCACGCCCGCCCTCTTCGCGCGTTACCCCGACGCCCACGCCCTGGGCAGGGCCGCGCCGGAGGACATCGAGCCGTATATCCGCTCCATCGGGCTGTACCGGGGCAAGGCGAGAAACCTCGCTGCGCTGGCCCGGCTGCTGGTCGAGCGCCACGGCGGCGAGGTGCCGGGCGATTTCGACGCGGTGGTCGCCCTGCCCGGCGCCGGGCGCAAGACCGCGAACGTGGTTCTCAGCAACGCCTACGGCTATCCGGCCATCGCGGTGGATACCCACGTGGGCCGGCTGGCCCGGCGCCTGGGCCTGAGCGAGCAGACCCACCCCGACAAGGTCGAGGCCGACCTGGGGAGGCTCTTTCCGCGCGACCGCTGGGTCTTCCTCCACCATGCGCTGATCTTGCACGGCCGCCGCATCTGCCTGGCGCGCCGGCCGCAGTGCCCGGCGTGCGCGATGCAGGACTTCTGCCCGAAGGTGGGGGTGTGA
- a CDS encoding MFS transporter: MPVTVPPPAARPDASAALRFPEFRALLLSSAASSLASRMLAVAVGFQVYELTRSPLALGWLGLVEAVPALGLALIGGHYADRLDRRSILLVTRLVFAACAAGLAFVSWEAGPQTPVTQTLALLYGLVFVAGVARGFGDPASSAFETRIVPAPAFVNASAWLGSVGQATGIVGPALGGLLLASWSAGGTYALVAGLTLLAWAGLWRISPKPQPAPPAHERRRDSLLGGLRFVRRDPVILGSMALDLFAVLFGGVVALLPVFARDILRVGPQGLGLMLAAPAVGALLVMLWATRHPPLRNSGRTLLLGVAGFGVSIIVFALSRDFYLSLVALFFTGVFDGVNMVIRKAILRLRTPDHLRGRVAAVSLLFIGSSNELGALESGVAASLLGTARSVWAGGLVTLLVVALVAWRVPGLRSLHLGEEGPGDRPPEPQVGETVSRA, from the coding sequence ATGCCCGTGACTGTCCCGCCGCCTGCCGCCCGCCCCGACGCCTCCGCCGCCCTGCGCTTTCCCGAATTCCGCGCGCTGCTGCTCTCCTCGGCGGCCTCGTCGCTGGCGAGCCGGATGCTGGCCGTCGCGGTCGGCTTTCAGGTGTACGAGCTGACGCGCAGCCCGCTGGCGCTGGGCTGGCTGGGGCTGGTCGAGGCGGTTCCGGCGCTGGGGCTGGCCCTGATCGGCGGGCACTACGCCGACCGCCTCGACCGCCGCAGCATCCTGCTGGTGACCCGGCTGGTGTTCGCAGCCTGCGCGGCGGGGCTGGCCTTCGTCTCGTGGGAGGCGGGGCCGCAGACCCCAGTGACGCAGACGCTGGCGCTGCTGTACGGGCTGGTGTTCGTGGCGGGGGTCGCGCGGGGGTTCGGGGACCCGGCCTCGTCGGCGTTCGAGACGCGGATCGTGCCGGCCCCGGCCTTTGTGAACGCCTCCGCGTGGCTGGGCAGTGTGGGGCAGGCGACGGGCATCGTGGGTCCGGCGCTGGGCGGGCTGCTGCTGGCCTCGTGGAGCGCGGGCGGCACCTACGCGCTGGTCGCGGGGCTGACGCTGCTGGCCTGGGCGGGGCTATGGCGCATCTCGCCCAAGCCCCAGCCCGCGCCCCCGGCGCACGAGCGGCGGCGCGACAGCCTCCTGGGAGGCCTCCGGTTCGTGCGGCGCGACCCGGTGATCCTGGGGTCGATGGCGCTCGACCTCTTCGCGGTGCTGTTCGGCGGGGTGGTGGCGCTGCTGCCGGTCTTTGCCCGCGACATCCTGCGGGTGGGGCCGCAGGGCCTGGGGCTGATGCTGGCGGCCCCGGCGGTGGGCGCCCTGCTGGTGATGCTGTGGGCCACCCGTCACCCGCCGCTGCGAAACAGCGGGCGCACGCTGCTGCTGGGGGTGGCAGGCTTCGGGGTCAGCATCATCGTGTTCGCGCTCTCGCGGGATTTTTATCTGTCACTGGTCGCGCTCTTTTTTACGGGTGTCTTCGACGGGGTGAACATGGTGATCCGCAAGGCGATCCTGCGGCTGCGGACGCCCGACCACCTGCGCGGGCGGGTCGCGGCGGTCAGCCTGCTCTTCATCGGGTCGAGCAACGAACTCGGCGCGCTGGAAAGCGGCGTTGCGGCCAGCCTGCTGGGCACGGCGCGCTCGGTATGGGCGGGCGGACTGGTCACGCTGCTGGTCGTCGCGCTGGTGGCGTGGCGGGTGCCGGGGCTGCGCTCGCTGCACCTGGGAGAGGAGGGGCCGGGGGACCGGCCACCCGAGCCGCAGGTGGGGGAAACGGTTTCACGGGCCTGA
- a CDS encoding M42 family metallopeptidase, which yields MSSHPTDAASADAILAQLRLLVTLTGPSGSEEDVIRAVFRAASGLADRVEVDAFGNVVAVREAAAPGARRLILAAHLDEIGFRVRQVTPGGFLRLEKVGGSDDRILPAQRVWIRTSQERLLGVIGTKSAHLLADADRSRVVPYAELYVDIGARTADEVAGMDVRVGDPVGFVGELTELGRGSGRYTAHALDDRAGCAVLLALLERYRDTPPPVTLVVAFTVQEEVGLRGAQAVAQANGADVALALDMTAADDTPELAGAHLRLGAGPAIKVMDFSTLAHPAVRRGLEAAAGARGVAVQHELLKGIGTDAGALQHAGRGIPAGAVSVANRSTHSPVEVLDLADLVGALELLHGFVEGLPDLDLRFVDLDGE from the coding sequence ATGTCCAGTCACCCGACCGACGCGGCCTCCGCCGACGCCATCCTCGCCCAGCTGCGCCTGCTCGTCACCCTGACCGGCCCCAGCGGCTCGGAGGAAGACGTGATTCGCGCCGTGTTCCGGGCCGCCTCGGGGCTGGCCGACCGGGTGGAGGTGGACGCCTTCGGCAACGTCGTCGCCGTGCGCGAGGCGGCAGCCCCCGGGGCGCGGCGCCTGATCCTGGCCGCCCACCTCGACGAGATCGGCTTCCGGGTGCGGCAGGTCACGCCCGGCGGTTTCCTGCGGCTGGAAAAGGTGGGCGGCAGCGACGACCGCATTCTGCCTGCCCAGCGCGTCTGGATTCGCACGTCTCAGGAGCGGCTGCTCGGCGTGATCGGCACCAAGAGCGCGCACCTGCTGGCCGACGCGGACCGCTCCCGGGTGGTGCCCTACGCCGAGCTGTACGTGGACATCGGCGCCCGCACGGCAGACGAGGTCGCCGGGATGGACGTCCGCGTGGGCGATCCGGTCGGCTTCGTGGGCGAGCTAACCGAGCTGGGCCGGGGCAGCGGACGCTACACGGCGCACGCCCTCGACGACCGGGCGGGCTGCGCGGTGCTGCTGGCCCTGCTGGAGCGCTACCGCGACACGCCGCCGCCCGTCACGCTGGTCGTGGCCTTTACCGTGCAGGAGGAAGTGGGCTTGCGCGGCGCCCAGGCGGTGGCCCAGGCCAACGGGGCCGACGTGGCCCTCGCGCTCGACATGACGGCCGCCGACGACACGCCCGAACTGGCGGGCGCACACCTCCGCCTGGGCGCGGGTCCGGCGATCAAGGTGATGGACTTTTCCACGCTGGCGCACCCCGCCGTGCGGCGCGGGCTGGAGGCGGCGGCCGGGGCGCGGGGCGTGGCGGTGCAGCACGAACTCCTGAAGGGCATCGGCACCGACGCGGGCGCCCTGCAACACGCGGGCCGGGGCATTCCGGCCGGCGCGGTGTCGGTCGCCAACCGCTCCACCCACAGCCCGGTCGAGGTGCTCGACCTCGCGGACCTCGTGGGCGCGCTGGAGCTGCTGCACGGCTTCGTGGAAGGGCTGCCGGACCTCGACCTGCGCTTCGTGGACCTGGACGGGGAGTAG
- a CDS encoding aldo/keto reductase, with amino-acid sequence MTPYRQLGRSGLHLFPLGLGTMQFGWTADEATAFDLLDVYHAAGGNFIDTADIYTTWTPGNPGGVSEEVIGRWLRARGRRNDVVIATKVRGPMGERGVEGRGSVHQREGLSRRWIMQACEDSLRRLGVDHIDLYQAHWIDSQTPIEETLAAFSELVQRGYVRYIGCSNYSAWRLMQALWTSDRRGLEAFVSIQPEYSLLSPTRANFERELARVATEYGLGVIPWSPLGGGMLTGKYRRGQPLPGSVRASENAARRFSEQNFDTVETLVAVADRHGAHPAQVALAWLLAQPGVTAPIIGANSVGQLRELLGTLDVQLSADDLAEISRVSDWERARTELER; translated from the coding sequence ATGACCCCCTACCGTCAGCTGGGCCGCAGCGGCCTGCACCTCTTTCCCCTGGGCCTGGGCACCATGCAGTTCGGCTGGACCGCCGACGAGGCCACCGCCTTTGACCTGCTCGACGTCTACCACGCGGCGGGCGGCAACTTCATCGACACCGCCGACATCTACACGACCTGGACGCCGGGCAATCCCGGCGGCGTGTCCGAGGAGGTCATCGGCCGCTGGCTCAGGGCGCGGGGCCGCCGGAACGACGTGGTGATCGCCACCAAGGTGCGCGGGCCGATGGGCGAGCGCGGGGTCGAGGGCCGGGGCAGCGTCCACCAGCGCGAGGGGCTGTCGCGGCGCTGGATCATGCAGGCCTGTGAGGACAGCCTGCGCCGCCTGGGCGTGGACCACATCGACCTGTATCAGGCGCACTGGATCGACTCGCAGACGCCCATCGAGGAGACGCTGGCGGCCTTTTCCGAGCTGGTGCAGCGCGGGTACGTGCGCTACATCGGCTGCTCGAACTACTCCGCGTGGCGGCTGATGCAGGCCCTGTGGACGAGTGACCGCCGGGGCCTGGAAGCCTTTGTCAGCATCCAGCCCGAATACAGCCTGCTCTCGCCCACCCGCGCGAACTTCGAGCGCGAGCTGGCGCGGGTGGCGACCGAGTACGGGCTGGGCGTGATTCCCTGGAGTCCGCTGGGCGGCGGGATGCTGACCGGCAAGTACCGCCGGGGCCAGCCGCTGCCGGGCAGCGTGCGGGCGAGCGAGAACGCCGCGCGGCGCTTCAGCGAGCAGAACTTCGACACGGTCGAGACGCTCGTCGCGGTCGCGGACCGTCACGGCGCCCACCCCGCCCAGGTCGCGCTGGCCTGGCTGCTGGCCCAGCCGGGCGTCACGGCGCCCATCATCGGGGCCAACAGCGTGGGGCAGCTGCGCGAGTTGCTGGGCACGCTGGACGTACAGCTCAGCGCGGACGACCTCGCGGAGATCAGCCGGGTCAGCGACTGGGAACGCGCCCGCACCGAACTCGAGAGGTAA
- the cutA gene encoding divalent-cation tolerance protein CutA, which translates to MSLVVLVTVPSGRAHELARTLVHERLAGCVNVLPGVHSVYRWEGEVAEEPETLLLVKTTGERYPDLESRIRGMHPYEVPEIVALPFDRALPEFQSWLREATAERGD; encoded by the coding sequence ATGTCACTTGTCGTGCTGGTCACGGTGCCTTCCGGGCGCGCCCACGAGTTGGCCCGGACGCTGGTCCATGAACGCCTGGCCGGGTGCGTGAACGTACTGCCCGGCGTCCACAGCGTCTACCGCTGGGAGGGCGAGGTGGCCGAGGAACCCGAGACCCTGCTGCTGGTCAAGACGACCGGCGAGCGCTACCCGGACCTCGAAAGCCGCATCCGGGGCATGCATCCCTACGAGGTCCCCGAGATCGTCGCCCTGCCTTTCGACCGCGCCCTGCCCGAGTTCCAGTCCTGGCTGCGTGAGGCGACCGCCGAGCGCGGGGACTGA
- a CDS encoding cell division protein FtsB — translation MTAQDPPPPPPPPSRGLGTRWRQVQRLPLTLMFACALTGLGIVQLTFQLGNLTYRTLNWQQDTRATNARIAALERDLRVLREAERGALDPGYLEVLARCQGFVGGDEQIVVAEGAPETPGENCAALRVP, via the coding sequence ATGACCGCCCAGGACCCGCCGCCGCCCCCGCCCCCGCCGTCCCGGGGCCTGGGGACGCGCTGGCGGCAGGTGCAGCGCCTGCCCCTGACCCTGATGTTCGCCTGCGCCCTGACCGGGCTGGGCATCGTGCAGCTCACCTTTCAGCTGGGCAACCTGACCTACCGCACCCTCAACTGGCAGCAGGACACCCGCGCGACCAACGCGCGTATCGCGGCGCTGGAGCGTGACCTGCGCGTGCTGCGCGAGGCCGAACGCGGCGCCCTCGACCCCGGGTATCTGGAAGTGTTGGCCCGCTGTCAGGGCTTTGTGGGAGGCGACGAACAGATCGTGGTGGCCGAGGGTGCCCCCGAGACGCCCGGCGAGAACTGCGCGGCCCTGCGGGTGCCCTGA
- a CDS encoding acyl-CoA thioesterase, with amino-acid sequence MSMSETGPRPPAGALADLDWTRAHRSEIQMRYGDIDAMGHLNNAVYVQYLETSRVLLMRELEVPDREDRSVIARLELDYRREVLWGQRVAVESLVERLGRSSWTVVSRLTADGLPCAYARTVQVRVDAAHRPEVLPPALRARLETLLAAPLQAGVAPPRTP; translated from the coding sequence ATGAGCATGAGCGAGACCGGACCGCGCCCCCCGGCGGGGGCCTTGGCAGACCTCGACTGGACGCGCGCCCACCGCAGCGAGATCCAGATGCGCTACGGCGACATCGACGCGATGGGGCACCTGAACAACGCCGTGTACGTCCAGTACCTCGAAACGTCGCGGGTGCTGCTGATGCGCGAGCTGGAGGTGCCGGACCGCGAGGACCGCTCGGTGATCGCCCGGCTGGAACTCGACTACCGCCGCGAGGTGCTGTGGGGCCAGCGGGTCGCGGTCGAGTCGCTGGTCGAGCGCCTGGGCCGCAGCAGTTGGACGGTGGTCTCGCGCCTGACCGCCGACGGCCTGCCCTGCGCCTACGCCCGCACGGTGCAGGTGCGGGTCGACGCCGCCCACCGCCCCGAGGTCCTGCCCCCCGCCCTGCGCGCCCGGCTGGAGACGCTGCTCGCCGCGCCTCTTCAGGCCGGGGTGGCCCCCCCCCGCACCCCATGA